One segment of Bradyrhizobium sp. WD16 DNA contains the following:
- a CDS encoding putative quinol monooxygenase, with protein MSKSALFIRHKTKPGKRDEVRQVWEKYARDYVAGSSGQLSYYYCYDDNDPDAIVVFQLAADQASGQQFVKQPWFADYERETAALLAGPSEFRAATPCWLKGAAT; from the coding sequence ATGAGTAAAAGCGCACTCTTCATCAGGCACAAGACAAAACCCGGAAAGCGCGACGAGGTCAGACAGGTCTGGGAAAAATACGCACGCGACTATGTCGCCGGCAGTAGCGGCCAGCTCTCCTATTACTACTGTTATGACGACAACGATCCTGATGCGATCGTCGTCTTTCAGCTTGCCGCCGATCAGGCCAGTGGCCAGCAATTCGTGAAGCAGCCCTGGTTCGCCGACTACGAGCGGGAAACGGCCGCTCTGCTCGCCGGTCCTTCTGAGTTCCGCGCGGCAACGCCGTGCTGGCTGAAAGGCGCCGCCACCTAG
- the sigJ gene encoding RNA polymerase sigma factor SigJ, with product MGNAPYGEMSPMTPNTKRPSGPYKQTGVSGNPTPTHVDIFEHARPRLLGVAYRILGSRAEAEDAVQDTFLRWQETDIATIGSPGAWLTTTCTRRAIDMLRAAYRSRVDYVGNWLPEPVHTFIDSEAEAQMELSSSLSTAFLLMLERLTPKERAAYLLYETFEMPYADVAASQDMSEPACRKLVSRAKARIGDDQVRYQPPRERQEELLAAFEDAIRTGRSGDFAAMLAGDVRLTADGGGKVAAASGVIEGESVLAFLKERLSEWWAAYEWSITELNGARGLILKQEGKIVATVSFAFDRSDRVTDIFIVRNPDKLAGLSDTSIH from the coding sequence ATGGGCAATGCGCCATATGGGGAAATGTCGCCGATGACACCCAACACAAAGCGACCTTCCGGGCCGTACAAGCAGACAGGTGTGTCCGGGAACCCGACGCCGACACATGTCGACATATTCGAGCACGCGCGACCACGGCTGCTCGGCGTCGCCTACCGAATCCTCGGTTCGCGTGCTGAGGCCGAAGATGCGGTTCAAGACACCTTCCTTCGCTGGCAGGAGACCGACATCGCGACCATCGGATCGCCGGGTGCCTGGCTCACCACCACCTGCACGCGTCGCGCCATCGACATGCTTCGCGCCGCCTACCGCAGCCGCGTGGACTATGTCGGCAACTGGCTGCCAGAGCCGGTCCACACTTTCATTGACAGCGAGGCGGAGGCGCAAATGGAGCTTTCATCCTCTCTCTCGACTGCCTTCCTGCTGATGCTGGAGCGGCTGACGCCGAAGGAAAGGGCAGCCTACCTGCTCTACGAGACATTCGAGATGCCCTATGCCGACGTCGCAGCGTCGCAGGATATGAGCGAGCCGGCGTGCCGCAAGCTCGTGTCGCGCGCCAAGGCGCGTATCGGTGACGACCAGGTGAGATACCAGCCGCCGCGAGAAAGACAGGAGGAACTGCTGGCGGCCTTCGAGGATGCCATTCGCACGGGGCGGTCCGGCGACTTCGCCGCGATGCTGGCCGGCGATGTGCGCCTGACCGCCGACGGCGGCGGCAAGGTGGCGGCGGCGTCCGGTGTCATAGAAGGAGAATCCGTGCTGGCATTCCTGAAGGAGCGGCTGAGCGAATGGTGGGCAGCCTACGAATGGAGCATCACCGAGCTCAACGGCGCCCGTGGGCTGATCCTGAAGCAGGAGGGCAAGATTGTTGCAACGGTCTCGTTCGCCTTCGACCGTTCAGATCGCGTTACCGACATCTTCATCGTGCGCAACCCCGACAAGCTCGCTGGCTTGAGCGATACGTCAATTCACTGA